From the Homo sapiens chromosome 1, GRCh38.p14 Primary Assembly genome, one window contains:
- the MEX3A gene encoding RNA-binding protein MEX3A: MPSLVVSGIMERNGGFGELGCFGGSAKDRGLLEDERALQLALDQLCLLGLGEPPAPTAGEDGGGGGGGAPAQPAAPPQPAPPPPPAAPPAAPTAAPAAQTPQPPTAPKGASDAKLCALYKEAELRLKGSSNTTECVPVPTSEHVAEIVGRQGCKIKALRAKTNTYIKTPVRGEEPVFMVTGRREDVATARREIISAAEHFSMIRASRNKSGAAFGVAPALPGQVTIRVRVPYRVVGLVVGPKGATIKRIQQQTNTYIITPSRDRDPVFEITGAPGNVERAREEIETHIAVRTGKILEYNNENDFLAGSPDAAIDSRYSDAWRVHQPGCKPLSTFRQNSLGCIGECGVDSGFEAPRLGEQGGDFGYGGYLFPGYGVGKQDVYYGVAETSPPLWAGQENATPTSVLFSSASSSSSSSAKARAGPPGAHRSPATSAGPELAGLPRRPPGEPLQGFSKLGGGGLRSPGGGRDCMVCFESEVTAALVPCGHNLFCMECAVRICERTDPECPVCHITATQAIRIFS; the protein is encoded by the exons ATGCCTAGTCTAGTGGTATCTGgaataatggaaagaaatgggGGCTTTGGAGAACTAGGATGTTTCGGGGGAAGCGCTAAGGACCGAGGGCTGCTGGAAGACGAGCGCGCCCTTCAGCTGGCTCTCGatcaactctgcctcctgggtttgggGGAGCCCCCCGCCCCCACGGCGGGCGAGGacgggggaggtggggggggcgGCGCCCCCGCGCAGCCGGCCGCCCCCCCGCAGccggccccgccgccgccgcccgcggcGCCCCCGGCCGCCCCGACGGCGGCCCCCGCAGCGCAGACGCCCCAGCCCCCCACCGCCCCCAAAGGGGCGAGCGACGCCAAGCTCTGCGCTCTCTACAAAGAGGCCGAGCTGCGCCTGAAGGGCAGCAGCAACACCACGGAGTGTGTTCCCGTGCCCACCTCCGAGCACGTGGCCGAGATCGTGGGCAGGCAAG GCTGCAAGATTAAGGCCTTGAGGGCCAAGACCAACACCTACATCAAGACACCGGTGAGGGGCGAGGAACCAGTGTTCATGGTGACAGGGCGACGGGAGGACGTGGCCACAGCCCGGCGGGAAATCATCTCAGCAGCGGAGCACTTCTCCATGATCCGTGCCTCCCGCAACAAGTCAGGCGCCGCCTTTGGTGTGGCTCCTGCTCTGCCCGGCCAGGTGACCATCCGTGTGCGGGTGCCCTACCGCGTGGTGGGGCTGGTGGTGGGCCCCAAAGGGGCAACCATCAAGCGCATCCAGCAGCAAACCAACACATACATTATCACACCAAGCCGTGACCGCGACCCCGTGTTCGAGATCACGGGTGCCCCAGGCAACGTGGAGCGTGCGCGCGAGGAGATCGAGACGCACATCGCGGTGCGCACTGGCAAGATCCTCGAGTACAACAATGAAAACGACTTCCTGGCGGGGAGCCCCGACGCAGCAATCGATAGCCGCTACTCCGACGCCTGGCGGGTGCACCAGCCCGGCTGCAAGCCCCTCTCCACCTTCCGGCAGAACAGCCTGGGCTGCATCGGCGAGTGCGGAGTGGACTCTGGCTTTGAGGCCCCACGCCTGGGTGAGCAGGGCGGGGACTTTGGCTACGGCGGGTACCTCTTTCCGGGCTATGGCGTGGGCAAGCAGGATGTGTACTACGGCGTGGCCGAGACTAGCCCCCCGCTGTGGGCGGGCCAGGAGAACGCCACGCCCACCTCCGTGCtcttctcctctgcctcctcctcctcctcctcttccgcCAAGGCCCGCGCTGGGCCCCCGGGCGCACACCGCTCCCCTGCCACTTCCGCGGGACCCGAGCTGGCCGGACTCCCGAGGCGCCCCCCGGGAGAGCCGCTCCAGGGCTTCTCTAAACTTGGTGGGGGCGGCCTGCGGAGCCCCGGCGGCGGGCGGGATTGCATGGTCTGCTTTGAGAGCGAAGTGACTGCCGCCCTTGTGCCCTGCGGACACAACCTGTTCTGCATGGAGTGTGCAGTACGCATCTGCGAGAGGACGGACCCAGAGTGTCCCGTCTGCCACATCACAGCCACGCAAGCCATCCGAATATTCTCCTAA